A stretch of DNA from Odontesthes bonariensis isolate fOdoBon6 chromosome 5, fOdoBon6.hap1, whole genome shotgun sequence:
CTGGCTAACTTTGGTCAAAAGACCATGACAGCAGCAGTCTTTGAAACTTTCTCACTGTCTGATGTAGGACCGCAGTTTTTAGAAACTATCgcagacatgattctgtcacGTTGATCATCTTTCATCTGGGATGGCCGAGAATCGCACACACATTTTCTAAGACATGCGGCTtatgaaatgttaaaaaaattaataatataatctttaaaaaaaagtgtcttgGCATAGAAAATCAACTTACACAGAAATTTGCAAGTGGACCCAGGAACTGACTTTGGTCTTTATTTGCCTTGAACACAAGATCATTTTAAACTGCCAGGTTTGCCTCTCAGAGAATAAGGCAGAAACTATCTAATGTGCCACCAGACTACAACTGCAACACACTGACTTAGTAGAAGAGACATCTGTAATATGTAGATAAACATACTCGCATCTTAATGATCGGTACTGATATTGATATGCCCACTGATAAATGCATTCTCATCGTCGTCATTGATGAGAATGCATTTCCTGTGTGAAATGTGCTGCTCCACATGCATGTTTGTGATCGGTACTCACTGTAATAAACAGTGCTATAACACAGCTTAGAGTGATTTCTACTGTTCAGCTTAGTTAATGTCCAGTAAGTAAAAGTTAATGTTAGATCATTCAAATGATTCACCTACTTTGCTCACTATGTGCATGTAAGAGGAAAAACATGTGTcagtgtatgtttttttttttttttcagtttaggTGTAGAAAAGACTGCCCGAGTTTTGAGATGGTCATAAAAACTCTACTTTATttcattctttcattcattATGTTTGCTTCGTCTGTGAGGGGAATTTACATTCGAAAATATCTCTGAAAGTACctacctttcttttcttttcctttttttgattGTTTGGCTAGACGATGGCAAATAAATGACCTAATGTGAAAGACGGATTATACAAAAACAGTTAAACATTGAGTTTGGTTTCGTGTGGACTTAAAGGGGTCATCATTCAAAAGGTTTGGGAATCACTGGGCTGTGACCTTTAGGGAACTTGAACTTGAGTGTAATATTGACAAAGTGTAAAAGTTGCAGAAGGGCTTAAAAAAAGCCGAAAACCTCACTTTGCAAACATTTCCACATAAGTGCATGAAGTTCCCTCCTGTCAGAAAGTCATGAACACAACtttaatttcccttttttaagAACAAGTGTCTATATATTAAAAGTCAAGAGTGGATActgacttttttatttttttaaaagaagggGTGTTAAAGGGGTTAGAGGTGTGAAAAGGTTTATTAAACGTACTGCTAAAATCTTTTCCGTGTTCTCATTTCATCTCCTCTCCTCTAGGCCGAGCAAACATCTCAGAAACGCAGCTGGCGTCTGTTGCTTCTCTTACCAAAGCGAGGACCCAGAGCCTTTAGCAGTTTCTGCTCAGCACTCCGAGAAACCGAGCAGCAGCACCTGTGCGACCTCCTCACGCAGTCACCAGAGAGAGATGGCAGGGAGACGCACACagatgtgagtgtgtttgttgcCGCGCGCCTGCATACATCACCACACAAAGCTGCGGCGGTCCCCGCTGATTGTTGTCATGACTTGGCGAAGTGCTTAGACTGTTTTCTGCTCGCAGAGTATTCAGCCTGAGAAAGAGCCAGCGGTAAAGACAAGGCGACAGGAGAGGGCAGAAACGAAGAGAGAGGTGAGAGGAGCACCTGAAATCCTCAATCATGATGACTTTTTATATGACCGAGACACGTTGTAAGACTTAAGACAGACTAGTGTCAGATGAACTTTGTGTCACTGAATGTCTCTCGAGGCGCGCAGCTCAGAGGAAAAGTTAAATCATGATAAGCTTCATCACCGCGGTCTGTTGCAGACGTCCCTGTTAGACAGAGAGGAAAAGTGTGAGGTGAGCAGCACCTCGTCGTTCCCAGTCCAGGCCTCAGATAGATGCTGCAGTTCAGAGTCATCATTCAGGGAGTCGGCCCCCGTCAGGGAGGAGGACAGGAGCAAAGAAAGACGAAGGACAAAGACGAGAGGAAGTGATAAGCAGACAGATGTGAGAATTACAAAATACATGCATCTCCTGTTACTCGTCCAGAAGGTCTGCTGAGTTACTCAAACAGCTGACAGGAGAGGATAATTGGTTTAGGATTACAGAGGTCATATTCCCACAACAAACAACTGTTGCTGCCACATTAAATATCCAAATCCTCGCTTATCTGTTTAATATGCTCTGATATATTGTCTTTAATGATTTGTGCATGATTTTAAATTTCAGAGGATAGCGGGGTCCTCTCTTCCACTTCCAACTCAGGAGGAATTTGCCGCCAAGAGAGCAAGGACACATGGTACGTGTTAATGCGGTGTAGCCCATCTGCACTCAAGTTAAAATAGGTTTCTCTGTGTCCAACATTGTTGTTGTCTGTATCCGTTTCCCTGGAGACACGAGGTGTTGTCTGAACAAAagggtttatctgtctgtccgGTTTTACAACAGCTGCTTTAACACTTTACGCAGCTCTAAAACATTTACTCGTCAGCAGCCACGTGATCAacgaagttttttttttttttattattattattatttagacTATTATTTGAATGATCAATATAGCAGAGTGGTTGCTTTAGCATGCAGCTGCCTACAGGCACCGCACCCACTGAGTGACGCAATCACAGCAGGGTCGTACAAAGTTTGCTTCGAGGAGCATTTGATGTTCCCAGAGCTCGCAGCGAGCAGTTAAACTCGTAACACTCAGAGGttgctgttgttttattgtgtgCTCGTCCATCTCTGCTGCAGAGTCCATGGAGTTCAGCCTTGATGCCGACAGTCCCATCAACACTCCCGTTCTGCCATGCACTCCTGACTTTTACCACTCTCACTGCCAGCAGGTAAATTGCTTCTCTTTAACAGGGCAGCGTAGCTCCGTTCCGACTTATCTGAAGCCTCTAGATGAAGAGATGCAGGAACCGATGGGTTTTAAAGAATGTCACAAACATTCGTGTGATCATTTCACTATTGGCTCCTCTATCTCGTGTCCAGTCTTACAGAATGAATTCGTCTCCTCGGGGCTTTGCCTTGGTGATCAGTAATGTGAGCTTCGACCCTCTGGCTGCTCCCGAACTCGACCCCAGGAAGGGAGGTGAGGTGGATGACGAGGTCCTCAGGAAGGTCTTCACAGAGTTGGATTATCTCGTCAGCGTCCACAGAAACCTCACCGCTCAGGTAAGACCCCCGTAGTCGCTGCTTGAATATGTTGTTACAGGATTCATCTTATTTATGCAATAAACGTATTAGAGCAAGTTAATTCTAAACCTGAGCAACCTTTTGTCCTGAAATGCGTTTGTGAAAGTCACTTGTTTAGTTAAGTAGTTCTGTTTAAGTGGGGTTGGTGAACTGATGCAGTATAGGTCCCTCAGTACCATATTTGTTTGTTTAGCCCAGTTTAACTGCTCTGCTGCTGATGGAAGAAGGTGACGATCACGAAGCAAACACTTTGAATTATTGTCATGCATTCTGAGAAATTCTGACTGGATTGTCTTGTTCTGTCTCTAAAAGGAATAAAGCTGACAAAAATTTAAAGGGGCAGCTGTGAGTTTGCCCATGTGTATCGACTATACTCCTGTTTCTTTTTGTGCAGGACATGAGGACTTGCATTGAGAATTTCTGCAGACGGCCAGAACACCGCACAGTGGACAGCTGTGTGGTGTGTCTGCTCTCCCacggggtggagggagcagttTACGGCACAGACGGACAACTCCTGCAGGTGAGTTTGTCTGATGCGTTgccgttttgatttttttttccttcatggAGAAAGATGCTGCATATGTTATTTTTTAAGACGTTTAATGTGTTAATCACTCTGTCACTTTCAGCTGGACTGGgtgtttcagtcttttgacaatgCGCATTGTCCGCTGCTACAAAACAAACCGAAGATGTTTTTCATCCAGGCCTGCAGAGGAGGTGAGAGATAATTATGAAATAAACATATTTCAAAGACTGCACAAGTCTGAGCATGACTTTGGAGTATTTGCGTTAAATGTTTGACACATTATGGAAAAGTGTAAGAGCCAGAGAGCAGACAGGTACCAGACTCTAAATCCACAAGCCCAGATGCTGCTTGCTGTCACTTCCCAGACCACTGCGAGAGGAGCTGTTGATGCCAGTTTATCAGCCATCTATCGGCTACGCAGCCACAAATTGGGTCACACATCAAACACAAGCGTAATGCAAAAAGCAGCTCAGTAACCATGACACAAATCTGTTACTTGACAAGCCCCCAGCAAATTATCGTCTGTGATTTAGGTGAAGGCCTGACTACGCACCTGATGATGCTCATAACAAATCCTCAGACCCCTCCGGTGAAAATCTAATTACTTAACACAATCCCTCAGTCCACCACAGTTGTGCTGCTGAGAGGCTATTAGATTGGCTTTGCTACTGCCACTCAAAATAACttccagaaagaaagaacaatgATATATTTCTACTATTCATGGTTTTGTGGTTAAATTCTTGTTAATAAATGACCTAAATTGAATATTTGGGTTACATGAGAAACATAGAGAAaatggtcaaaattgaatggTGTTTTTGCCCTGCTGAAGATGAGTCAAAGAATCCATTTGATTGCAGAATTTTATGGTGGAAATCAAGTCAAGACCTCTTAAGTTGAGTCTGAGGCAAGTCTGCTTGGTATGAGACCAAGCAGCTCCAGGATAGACTGAGTCCTTTTTAGATTTCAGTGTTTGTGAAGACTTTTTAGACCTCAGTTTAACTCTGTCAATGCCAAACACTGTCGGGACAGTGTGAGCCGCAGCTTCAGCGCTCCTTTATCACTACAACAGGTGTTCAGGTGCAGCGTGGGTTTGTGGATCACCTGCAAGCGTGACATTTTAGAGCAAAGTGCTTCTAAAACAGGTGCTGTGATACTGTCCAGTGTCATTGACCTAAAGTGCCTCAGGATTTGGATTCCGTCAAAGGTTAGAAATCATTTTTAGTGTAAAtcgaagcttttttttttttggtctgtcAGACGAGATGGACTGTGGAGTGGAGCAGATAGATGGCCCAGCGAGGACTTTGTCCCCAGGCTGCGAACAGCGGGATGCTGGGAGGGAAGGACAGGGGGACGCAGACTCCAGACAGAGAGCGAACTTGGGGAGGCCCAGGATTAAACTACCGCAGCGGTCGGACATGATCTGTGGCTTTGCATCTCTCAAAGGTCAGACAATctgtaagttttttttgttttttttgccatttgctGTTCTGGGGTTGATTTATTCATGAAATGTGAAACCATATTAATTGACtgaataaataatataaagGAATACAAAGAAGGCAGCAGAGATGAGGAGTAATGGCCCTGTAGTTTCATTCTTTATTTCAGCAAGAGCTAACAGGAGTCTAAACTAGTCAATAAGACATTGAAGTGTTGATCTTCAGTGTGTTAGAT
This window harbors:
- the casp2 gene encoding caspase-2 isoform X2 — translated: MKLNKNKMLECGMVERDRQALKRQSAILCKQLVVDELLIQSLQADDILTESMAESIMAEQTSQKRSWRLLLLLPKRGPRAFSSFCSALRETEQQHLCDLLTQSPERDGRETHTDSIQPEKEPAVKTRRQERAETKRERIAGSSLPLPTQEEFAAKRARTHESMEFSLDADSPINTPVLPCTPDFYHSHCQQSYRMNSSPRGFALVISNVSFDPLAAPELDPRKGGEVDDEVLRKVFTELDYLVSVHRNLTAQDMRTCIENFCRRPEHRTVDSCVVCLLSHGVEGAVYGTDGQLLQLDWVFQSFDNAHCPLLQNKPKMFFIQACRGDEMDCGVEQIDGPARTLSPGCEQRDAGREGQGDADSRQRANLGRPRIKLPQRSDMICGFASLKGTAAMRNTKRGSWFIQELNSSLRLHSRDTHLSDILVQVNGRIKEREGYAPGTAHHRCKEMSEFTSSLCKDLYLFPKYQPQY
- the casp2 gene encoding caspase-2 isoform X4, encoding MKLNKNKMLECGMVERDRQALKRQSAILCKQLVVDELLIQSLQADDILTESMAESIMAEQTSQKRSWRLLLLLPKRGPRAFSSFCSALRETEQQHLCDLLTQSPERDGRETHTDRIAGSSLPLPTQEEFAAKRARTHESMEFSLDADSPINTPVLPCTPDFYHSHCQQSYRMNSSPRGFALVISNVSFDPLAAPELDPRKGGEVDDEVLRKVFTELDYLVSVHRNLTAQDMRTCIENFCRRPEHRTVDSCVVCLLSHGVEGAVYGTDGQLLQLDWVFQSFDNAHCPLLQNKPKMFFIQACRGDEMDCGVEQIDGPARTLSPGCEQRDAGREGQGDADSRQRANLGRPRIKLPQRSDMICGFASLKGQTICTAAMRNTKRGSWFIQELNSSLRLHSRDTHLSDILVQVNGRIKEREGYAPGTAHHRCKEMSEFTSSLCKDLYLFPKYQPQY
- the casp2 gene encoding caspase-2 isoform X5 — translated: MKLNKNKMLECGMVERDRQALKRQSAILCKQLVVDELLIQSLQADDILTESMAESIMAEQTSQKRSWRLLLLLPKRGPRAFSSFCSALRETEQQHLCDLLTQSPERDGRETHTDRIAGSSLPLPTQEEFAAKRARTHESMEFSLDADSPINTPVLPCTPDFYHSHCQQSYRMNSSPRGFALVISNVSFDPLAAPELDPRKGGEVDDEVLRKVFTELDYLVSVHRNLTAQDMRTCIENFCRRPEHRTVDSCVVCLLSHGVEGAVYGTDGQLLQLDWVFQSFDNAHCPLLQNKPKMFFIQACRGDEMDCGVEQIDGPARTLSPGCEQRDAGREGQGDADSRQRANLGRPRIKLPQRSDMICGFASLKGTAAMRNTKRGSWFIQELNSSLRLHSRDTHLSDILVQVNGRIKEREGYAPGTAHHRCKEMSEFTSSLCKDLYLFPKYQPQY
- the casp2 gene encoding caspase-2 isoform X3: MLECGMVERDRQALKRQSAILCKQLVVDELLIQSLQADDILTESMAESIMAEQTSQKRSWRLLLLLPKRGPRAFSSFCSALRETEQQHLCDLLTQSPERDGRETHTDSIQPEKEPAVKTRRQERAETKRERIAGSSLPLPTQEEFAAKRARTHESMEFSLDADSPINTPVLPCTPDFYHSHCQQSYRMNSSPRGFALVISNVSFDPLAAPELDPRKGGEVDDEVLRKVFTELDYLVSVHRNLTAQDMRTCIENFCRRPEHRTVDSCVVCLLSHGVEGAVYGTDGQLLQLDWVFQSFDNAHCPLLQNKPKMFFIQACRGDEMDCGVEQIDGPARTLSPGCEQRDAGREGQGDADSRQRANLGRPRIKLPQRSDMICGFASLKGQTICTAAMRNTKRGSWFIQELNSSLRLHSRDTHLSDILVQVNGRIKEREGYAPGTAHHRCKEMSEFTSSLCKDLYLFPKYQPQY
- the casp2 gene encoding caspase-2 isoform X1 yields the protein MKLNKNKMLECGMVERDRQALKRQSAILCKQLVVDELLIQSLQADDILTESMAESIMAEQTSQKRSWRLLLLLPKRGPRAFSSFCSALRETEQQHLCDLLTQSPERDGRETHTDSIQPEKEPAVKTRRQERAETKRERIAGSSLPLPTQEEFAAKRARTHESMEFSLDADSPINTPVLPCTPDFYHSHCQQSYRMNSSPRGFALVISNVSFDPLAAPELDPRKGGEVDDEVLRKVFTELDYLVSVHRNLTAQDMRTCIENFCRRPEHRTVDSCVVCLLSHGVEGAVYGTDGQLLQLDWVFQSFDNAHCPLLQNKPKMFFIQACRGDEMDCGVEQIDGPARTLSPGCEQRDAGREGQGDADSRQRANLGRPRIKLPQRSDMICGFASLKGQTICTAAMRNTKRGSWFIQELNSSLRLHSRDTHLSDILVQVNGRIKEREGYAPGTAHHRCKEMSEFTSSLCKDLYLFPKYQPQY